A window of Falco cherrug isolate bFalChe1 chromosome 11, bFalChe1.pri, whole genome shotgun sequence genomic DNA:
GGGAAATTCTTTGCCAGGCAGAGCTCAAGGGTTTGGATTTAAACTCTTCAGCCAGCCAGGTAGAGAGACAATGATGATCTATTGGATCATTTCCTGTAGCCATTGCCTGATTATTTTTCAATTCTGTGGTGGAGAATCTCTACCTTTTAGAAAAATcgtgttttcttttccagtcaaAAGCTCTGGCTGTACCATAGGATAGAAGTTTTGGTGCGAAGAGCACACTGCACAACTTCACAGGACATTTTTCATCCTtcaagtttaaaaatactttaaaaaaatacatcctttaTTGAACTCTGTAGATTAGAACAGTTTCTTCTGTAGGATAGTTACATTCTGTCTGCCTCTCTCAAGAACGTCTGCAGATCTGCATGGCAGATGCTGCAGATCACAGTCCTAAGTGGAAAATTTTGGGTCAATGTAGAAGCAGGATGGGCCATCAGGGCTTTACATACCCTGAATAGCTGTGCTGCCCCACAGTAAGTGTCAGTACTGACTTGTATGCTCAGAAAAGCAACTGCGCCCTGTCCCTATGATGTGATTAACCCAAACTCTACTTCATGGGTCTTGGACTCAGCAACTGGGGTGTAAAACACCGAGGCTGCTTGCACTGGTTCAAGGAGAGGATTTAGAAGCAGTGTGCCAATAGTGTCTCCAAAAGTCCTGTCAATTTAGGTACCCATTAGAAATCTTCTCCTGGGTGCAGTGGGGCAGTGACTGCCACTTACTTGGCCTCAGGGATAGAGAAGCCTGTGCAAGGCTTTGCCACTCCATGGATCAGGGAAATGTAGCTCACTGCGTACCTACAcctcagaaaatgtttttgggGTCGacagaagcttttcttgatTATGCATGTGGCAAGATTACAGAATGTGATTAGCTCAGACTTAGCAGGACAAGTTTCTTAGCACTCCTCTGGAGCAGTTTCCTTCTCTTGCAGCCTCTAGAGCTGCATGAAATGGAAGGGGTTATGTCATTGCCCTGCCTGGCAGGAAAATCATCCCAGCTCAGTGCAGCAAAATGGACTGGGTCCAGTGCTCTTGGAAGCAATGAAACAGGTAAAGTGAATTTAACAAGGAATTTCACATGGGGGATTGCACAGTTACCCTGAATATTGCCCCATGGTGCATTCCCTTTCACATACAGGCCTCTTCCTACAGTCTCCTTGGCTCTCCCAAGGAATCAGAATCAGCATAGGTTTAGATTTTGCTCTAGTCATGGCCTACCTGTGTGTATGCAGAGAGCATTTCCTTGTCCCTGTCCTAGCATGCAGGAAAGGACAGGCGAGTCTCCTCAAAAGCACTGCAACGCCACTCAGCCTAGTGCAGCACTCGGCACCTTGGGGTACTTCTGCTGCACTCTGCCAGGGAGACCCACTCAGCTCAGGCAGTATTCCCCAGGGATGCATTAACTCAGGAAAGGCTCAGCAGTACCTGGGGCTTTGCCAGGATGGGTGCTCAGACTCTAGTGCTGATCATTTGTATTAATGTTTCAGTAAAAAACCACTCCTaatgtgtctgtctgtgcttCCTGGGCTGACAGAGTGATAGGCAGCTTTCTGCCTCACCTCGTCATGCCTCTGGCTAGTTATTCCCACTGATGTCTCTCTTAAATCTGGCTTCAATGTCATGGAAGGTCTTAATTTGACCACTCTTGATATAAGCAAACCAGAGTGAACTATAGTGCTTTTCGAAAGCATGCCAACAAAAAATAGTACGTTTGTGCTTGTAAGAAATAACAGTATATCCCTTTTGCAGTGCTTATAAGAGAATCAGTGTCTCCCTTCAAAGTCACTGGCTTTAGTTCCTTTGTGGCCTAAGTGTGTTTTCTGAACTGGGGCTGGGAAGGAATCAAGAGTGTTTGACCACAGGATTAGCACCAGGAATGAAACAGCGCAGATAGCAGAAGCAAACTATAGAGCAGTCGAAGTGCAGACCTCAATTTTAATCCTAATTTGAACATTGAATGAGGTGCTAATACCTCAGCTACTGCATGGAGTCTCTTCTCAGTCTGCTGTTCGTGTTCTGTGAACAGAGTATGGTGGTATTTATAGAATGCAGTGAAAAACTGGCTTTGCACAACTGGTGTGGGTAGTGCAGGTGAGGGGAAGTGTCTGGTTTCGGTGTTGAAAATAGAAATCTGTCTGCATGTCATgctttagtggtggacttggcagtgttaggtttatagttggacttgatgatcttaaaggtcttttccaacctaaatgattctgtatttctatgattctgtgtgtgtgctCTGGGGAGCTGATCAGGTATTTTGTGGCATGATACCGTCATTACAGCTTGAGGAACCAATTTCAGAGCTGGCTTCTGTTACTGCCTGATAGAGTCAAAtaatcatagaacagtttgggttggaagggacctttaaaggtcatctagtccaatcctcctgcaatgagcagggataTGATAGTTTAACCTGTCTGCGTTCCACCGTAAGAGAAGGACGTATTGCCTTTGTTCATCAGTAAATCTAAAGCAAATAGCAAAATCGGGCCTGCTTGAACTATCATTTGTAGCTGTTCATTCAGTTACACACAAATCAACCCCCTGATGGTGGCCCAGCTTTTTTCTTACaccagagagaaaataagagtGGTGATTCAAATAAtaatctcatttctttttgaagCATTTGGATACCATGGAAATAAGCAACAATATGGTGAAAAACTGGTTTAGAAGGTGTTTAAGAAGTTAAAGTTAGTCCTGAAAGTagctttgctgtgttttaccagaggcttctgcttttttccattGTCCCCAGTATGATGTTTAGGATGGACTTCACCCATTCCCAGGAATGCAGGGAAGGCCCTGCCCTGAGTCAGGTGGGACTAAAGgttggctgggtgctgggtctGACGTACATCTGTGCTGTGTCACACAAACTGTGATGGATAACTCTGGCCGCTTTTATTCCTGCTGGGTATGGGGTGGGGTTAAATCCTGTATCCCAGATCTGTTTGCCTTCTCTTGAAAGgacttctctttctctcttttgcagGCATGGTTCAGAAGCTTGACCAGAAGCTGCCTGTAGCCAACGAGTACCTGCTGCTTTCAGGCGGTGTGCGGGAAGGTGTGGTGGACATTGATCTTGATGAGCTGAATGTTTATGCACGAGGCACAGACTATGACATGGACTTCACCCTGCTTGTGCCCGCGCTGAAGCTGCATGACCGCAACCAACCAGTCACGCTGGACATGCGCCACTCAGCTTTGTGCCACTCCTGGCTGAGCCTGCGTCTGTTTGACGAAGGAACTATCAGCAAATGGAAGGACTGCTGCACAATCGTGGACCATATCAATGGAGCTACCAATTATTTCTTCTCTCCAACAAAAGTCGCAGACTGGTTCTATGACTCCATTAGCATTGTCCTCTCCGAGATCCAGAAAAAGCCCCAGCGAGGGATGCCAAAGGTGGAGAAGGTAGAAAAGAATGGGACTATCATATCCATCATTTTGGGAGTGGGCAGCAGCCGCATGCTGTATGACATTGTCCCTGTGGTGTCCTTCAAAGGTTGGCCAGCTGTGGCCCAGAGCTGGCTGATGGAGAACCACTTCTGGGATGGGAAGATCACAGAGGAGGAAGTAATAAGTGGGTTTTACTTAGTGCCTGCATGTTCCTACAAGGGGAAGAAGGACAATGAATGGAGGCTGTCATTTGCCAGAAGTGAAGTGCAGCTGAAAAAGTGCATCTCCAGCAGCCTCATGCAAGCCTATCAGGCCTGCAAAGCTATCATTATCAAGTTGCTGTCCCGCCCCAAAGCCATTAGTCCATATCACTTGCGGAGCATGATGCTGTGGGCTT
This region includes:
- the MB21D2 gene encoding nucleotidyltransferase MB21D2 encodes the protein MKMAAPLASKAGSAGTTSKPPFPELDFRSGARVEELNKLIQEFTKHDQREYDDQRALEIHTAKDFIFSMLGMVQKLDQKLPVANEYLLLSGGVREGVVDIDLDELNVYARGTDYDMDFTLLVPALKLHDRNQPVTLDMRHSALCHSWLSLRLFDEGTISKWKDCCTIVDHINGATNYFFSPTKVADWFYDSISIVLSEIQKKPQRGMPKVEKVEKNGTIISIILGVGSSRMLYDIVPVVSFKGWPAVAQSWLMENHFWDGKITEEEVISGFYLVPACSYKGKKDNEWRLSFARSEVQLKKCISSSLMQAYQACKAIIIKLLSRPKAISPYHLRSMMLWACDRLPANYLAQEDYAAHFLLGLIDDLQHCLVNKMCPNYFIPQCNMLEHLSEETVMLHARKLSSVRSDPAEHLRTAIEHVKAANRLTLELQRRGSTTSIPSPQSDGGDTNQPDDRLAKKLQQLVTENPGKSISVFINPDDVTRPHFRIDDKFF